One genomic region from Ovis canadensis isolate MfBH-ARS-UI-01 breed Bighorn chromosome 24, ARS-UI_OviCan_v2, whole genome shotgun sequence encodes:
- the GIGYF1 gene encoding GRB10-interacting GYF protein 1 isoform X13: protein MAAETLNFGPEWLRALSSGGSVASPPPSPAMPKYKLADYRYGREEMLALYVKESKVPDELQDKEFAALLQEEPLQPLALEPLTEEEQRNFSLSVNSVAVLRLMGKGAGPPLGGASRGRGSTRSRGRGRGDSCFYQRSIEEGDGAFGRNPREIQRSQSWDDRGERRFEKSARRDGARSGFDEGGAGPRKEHARSDSENWRSLREEQEEEEEGSWRLGAGPRRDGDRWRSASPDGGPRSAGWREHGDRRRKFEFDLRGDRGGCGEEEGRGGGASSHLRRCRGPDGFDDDKDGLPEWCLDDEDEEMGTFDASGAFLPLKKGPKEPIPEEQELDFQGLEEEEEEPSEGLDEEGPEAGGKELTPLPPQEEKSSSPSPLPTLGPLWGANGEGDDPVEKDLPAAEGDDMRGMQLSPGAGSPPGPPDLEDDEGLKHLQQEAEKLVASLQDSSLEEEQFTAAIQAQGLRHSAAATALPLSHGAARKWFYKDPQGEIQGPFTTQEMAEWFQAGYFSMALLVKRGCDEGFQPLGEVIKMWGRVPFAPGPSPPPLLGNMDQERLKKQQELAAAALYQQLQHQQFLQLAGSSRQLPQCMLREKAALGDLPPPQQQQLTAFLQQLQALKPPRGGDQNLLPTMNRSLSVPDSGPLWDIHTSASPQSGGEASLWDIPINSSTQGPILEQLQLQHKFQERREVELRAKREEEERKRREEKRRQQQQQQEEQKRRQEEEELFRRKQVRQQELLLKLLQQQQAVATVPVPPAPSSPPPLWAGLAKQGLSMKTLLELQLEGERHLHKQPPPREPSRAQAPNHRVQGGGLGSAPLSQWVSEAGPLWAGPDKSGGSSGLGLWEDTLKSSGSLARSLGLKNSRSSPSLSDSYSHLSGRPVRKKTEEEEKLLKLLQGIPRPQDGFTQWCEQMLHTLSTTGSLDVPMAVAILKEVESPYDVHDYIRSCLGDTLEAKEFAKQFLERRAKQKASQQRQQQQEAWLSSGSLQTAFQTNHSTKLGPGEGSKAKRRALMLHSDPSILGYSLHGPSGEIESVDDY from the exons ATGGCAGCGGAGACCCTCAACTTTGGGCCTGAGTG GCTGAGGGCTCTTTCCAGTGGTGGCAGTGTGGCCTCCCCACCCCCGTCCCCTGCCATGCCCAAGTACAAGCTGGCCGACTATCGCTACGGGCGTGAGGAGATGCTGGCCCTCTATGTCAAGGAGAGCAAG GTCCCCGACGAGCTGCAGGACAAGGAGTTTGCTGCCTTGCTGCAGGAGGAGCCGCTGCAGCCCCTTGCGCTGGAGCCGCTGACGGAGGAGGAGCAG AGAAACTTCTCCCTGTCAGTGAACAGCGTGGCCGTGCTGAGGCTGATGGGGAAAGGGGCTGGGCCCCCTCTAGGTGGCGCCTCCCGTGGCAGGGGCAGCACACGGAGCCGAG GCCGTGGCCGCGGTGACAGTTGCTTTTACCAAAGAAGCATTGAAGAAGGTGATGGGGCCTTTGGCCGAAACCCCCGGGAGATCCAGCGTAGCCAGAGTTGGGATGACAG aggcGAGAGGCGGTTTGAGAAATCGGCCAGGAGGGATGGAG CACGCTCCGGGTTTGATGAGGGAGGGGCTGGCCCGAGGAAGGAGCATGCCCGCTCAGATAGCGAAAACTGGCGTTCTCTCCGAGAGgagcaagaggaagaagaggaaggcagCTGGAGACTCGGGGCAGGACCCCGGCGAGACGGTGACCGATGGCGCTCCGCCAGCCCTG ATGGTGGCCCCCGCTCTGCTGGCTGGCGGGAACATGGGGACCGGCGTCGCAAGTTTGAATTTGATTTGCGAGGGGATCGAGGAGGGTGTGGTGAAgaggaggggcggggtgggggggccagTTCTCACCTCCGGAGGTGCCGGGGGCCTGACGGCTTCGATGATGACAAGGATGGGCTCCCGGAGTGGTGCCTGGACGATGAGGATGAAGAAATGGGCACCTTCGATGCCTCCGGGGCCTTCCTCCCTCTCAAG AAGGGCCCGAAGGAGCCTATTCCTGAGGAGCAGGAGCTCGACTTCCAGggcctggaggaagaggaggaagaacctTCCGAAGGGCTGGACGAGGAGGGGCCGGAGGCGG GTGGGAAGGAACTGACCCCACTGCCTCCTCAGGAGGAGAAGTCCAGCTCCCCATCCCCACTGCCCACCTTGGGCCCACTCTGGGGAGCTAACGGGGAAGGCGATGACCCGGTGGAGAAAGACCTGCCTGCAGCTGAAG GAGATGACATGAGGGGAATGCAGCTAAGTCCTGGGGCGGGCTCACCCCCCGGCCCACCAGACCTGGAAGATGATGAAGGCTTGAAGCACCTGCAGCAg GAGGCGGAGAAGCTCGTGGCCTCCCTGCAGGacagctccctggaggaggagcagtTCACGGCCGCCATCCAGGCCCAGGGCCTGCGCCACTCTGCAGCCGCCACTGCCCTCCCCCTCAGCCACGGTGCAGCCCGGAAGTGGTTCTACAAGGACCCGCAGGGCGAGATCCAAG GCCCCTTCACGACCCAGGAGATGGCGGAGTGGTTCCAGGCGGGCTACTTCTCCATGGCTCTGCTGGTGAAGCGGGGCTGTGATGAGGGCTTCCAGCCTCTGGGTGAGGTGATCAAGATGTGGGGTCGCGTACCCTTCGCCCCCGGGCCCTCACCTCCCCCGCTGCTG GGGAACATGGACCAGGAGCGGCTGAAGAAGCAACAGGAGCTGGCAGCAGCCGCCTTGTACCAGCAGCTGCAGCACCAGCAGTTTCTTCAGCTGGCCGGCAG CAGCCGCCAGCTCCCGCAGTGCATGCTCCGGGAAAAGGCAGCTCTGGGAGACCTGCCGccaccacagcagcagcagctcaccgCGTTCCTGCAGCAGCTCCAAGCTCTCAAACCCCCCAG GGGCGGGGACCAGAACTTGCTCCCGACGATGAACCGGTCCTTGTCGGTGCCAGACTCGGGTCCCCTCTGGGACATACATACCTCAGCCTCACCACAGTCAG GTGGTGAGGCCAGTCTTTGGGACATACCAATTAACTCTTCGACTCAGGGTCCAATTCTAGAACAACTCCAGCTGCAACACAAA TTCCAGGAGCGCAGAGAAGTGGAGCTCAGGGCGAagcgggaggaggaggagcgcAAGCGCCGGGAGGAGAAGCgccgccagcagcagcagcagcaggaagagcaGAAGCGgcggcaggaggaagaggagctgTTCCGGCGCAAGCAG GTGCGGCAGCAGGAgctgctgctgaagctgctgcagcagcagcaggcagtagCCACTGTCCCCGTGCCTCCTGCGCCCAGCTCCCCGCCCCCGCTGTGGGCCGGCCTGGCCAAGCAGGGCCTGTCCATGAAGACGCTGCTGGAGCTGCAGCTGGAGGGCGAGCGGCACCTGCACAAGCAGCCCCCGCCTCGGGAGCCATCGCGGGCTCAGGCCCCCAACCACCGCGTG CAGGGCGGGGGCCTGGGCTCCGCCCCCCTGAGCCAGTGGGTATCTGAGGCCGGGCCACTGTGGGCCGGGCCCGACAAGAGCGGGGGCAGCAGCGGCCTGGGACTCTGGGAAGACACCCTCAAGAGCAGCGGGAGCCTGGCCCGGAGCCTGGGCCTGAAGAACAGCCGCAGCAGCCCCTCTCTCAG TGACTCGTACAGCCACTTGTCTGGTCGGCCTGTGCGCAAAaagacagaggaggaagagaagctgCTGAAGCTGCTGCAGGGCATCCCCCGGCCCCAGGATGGCTTCACCCAGTGGTGTGAGCAGATGCTGCACACGCTGAGCACCACGGGCAGCCTGGACG TGCCCATGGCTGTAGCGATCCTCAAGGAGGTGGAATCCCCCTATGACGTCCACGACTATATCCGTTCCTGCCTGGGGGACACGCTGGAAGCCAAAGAATTTGCCAAACAATTCCTGGAGCGGAGGGCCAAGCAGAAGGCCAgccagcagcggcagcagcagcag GAGGCTTGGCTGAGCAGCGGCTCCCTGCAGACAGCCTTTCAGACCAACCACAGCACCAAGCTCGGCCCCGGAGAGGGCAGCAAGGCCAAGAGGCGGGCGCTGATGCTGCACTCGGACCCCAGCATCTTGG GGTACTCCCTGCACGGACCTTCTGGTGAGATCGAGAGCGTGGATGACTACTGA
- the GIGYF1 gene encoding GRB10-interacting GYF protein 1 isoform X4, which produces MAAETLNFGPEWLRALSSGGSVASPPPSPAMPKYKLADYRYGREEMLALYVKESKVPDELQDKEFAALLQEEPLQPLALEPLTEEEQRNFSLSVNSVAVLRLMGKGAGPPLGGASRGRGSTRSRGRGRGDSCFYQRSIEEGDGAFGRNPREIQRSQSWDDRGERRFEKSARRDGARSGFDEGGAGPRKEHARSDSENWRSLREEQEEEEEGSWRLGAGPRRDGDRWRSASPDGGPRSAGWREHGDRRRKFEFDLRGDRGGCGEEEGRGGGASSHLRRCRGPDGFDDDKDGLPEWCLDDEDEEMGTFDASGAFLPLKKGPKEPIPEEQELDFQGLEEEEEEPSEGLDEEGPEAGGKELTPLPPQEEKSSSPSPLPTLGPLWGANGEGDDPVEKDLPAAEGDDMRGMQLSPGAGSPPGPPDLEDDEGLKHLQQEAEKLVASLQDSSLEEEQFTAAIQAQGLRHSAAATALPLSHGAARKWFYKDPQGEIQGPFTTQEMAEWFQAGYFSMALLVKRGCDEGFQPLGEVIKMWGRVPFAPGPSPPPLLGNMDQERLKKQQELAAAALYQQLQHQQFLQLAGSSRQLPQCMLREKAALGDLPPPQQQQLTAFLQQLQALKPPRGGDQNLLPTMNRSLSVPDSGPLWDIHTSASPQSGGEASLWDIPINSSTQGPILEQLQLQHKFQERREVELRAKREEEERKRREEKRRQQQQQQEEQKRRQEEEELFRRKQVRQQELLLKLLQQQQAVATVPVPPAPSSPPPLWAGLAKQGLSMKTLLELQLEGERHLHKQPPPREPSRAQAPNHRVQGGGLGSAPLSQWVSEAGPLWAGPDKSGGSSGLGLWEDTLKSSGSLARSLGLKNSRSSPSLSDSYSHLSGRPVRKKTEEEEKLLKLLQGIPRPQDGFTQWCEQMLHTLSTTGSLDVPMAVAILKEVESPYDVHDYIRSCLGDTLEAKEFAKQFLERRAKQKASQQRQQQQEAWLSSGSLQTAFQTNHSTKLGPGEGSKAKRRALMLHSDPSILGECGAGRWLLPQNRAGAWVGKFKPSFPWLQGTPCTDLLVRSRAWMTTDQPVPPAPWAVGQGQQQRLGPLGPQPAGSPQGA; this is translated from the exons ATGGCAGCGGAGACCCTCAACTTTGGGCCTGAGTG GCTGAGGGCTCTTTCCAGTGGTGGCAGTGTGGCCTCCCCACCCCCGTCCCCTGCCATGCCCAAGTACAAGCTGGCCGACTATCGCTACGGGCGTGAGGAGATGCTGGCCCTCTATGTCAAGGAGAGCAAG GTCCCCGACGAGCTGCAGGACAAGGAGTTTGCTGCCTTGCTGCAGGAGGAGCCGCTGCAGCCCCTTGCGCTGGAGCCGCTGACGGAGGAGGAGCAG AGAAACTTCTCCCTGTCAGTGAACAGCGTGGCCGTGCTGAGGCTGATGGGGAAAGGGGCTGGGCCCCCTCTAGGTGGCGCCTCCCGTGGCAGGGGCAGCACACGGAGCCGAG GCCGTGGCCGCGGTGACAGTTGCTTTTACCAAAGAAGCATTGAAGAAGGTGATGGGGCCTTTGGCCGAAACCCCCGGGAGATCCAGCGTAGCCAGAGTTGGGATGACAG aggcGAGAGGCGGTTTGAGAAATCGGCCAGGAGGGATGGAG CACGCTCCGGGTTTGATGAGGGAGGGGCTGGCCCGAGGAAGGAGCATGCCCGCTCAGATAGCGAAAACTGGCGTTCTCTCCGAGAGgagcaagaggaagaagaggaaggcagCTGGAGACTCGGGGCAGGACCCCGGCGAGACGGTGACCGATGGCGCTCCGCCAGCCCTG ATGGTGGCCCCCGCTCTGCTGGCTGGCGGGAACATGGGGACCGGCGTCGCAAGTTTGAATTTGATTTGCGAGGGGATCGAGGAGGGTGTGGTGAAgaggaggggcggggtgggggggccagTTCTCACCTCCGGAGGTGCCGGGGGCCTGACGGCTTCGATGATGACAAGGATGGGCTCCCGGAGTGGTGCCTGGACGATGAGGATGAAGAAATGGGCACCTTCGATGCCTCCGGGGCCTTCCTCCCTCTCAAG AAGGGCCCGAAGGAGCCTATTCCTGAGGAGCAGGAGCTCGACTTCCAGggcctggaggaagaggaggaagaacctTCCGAAGGGCTGGACGAGGAGGGGCCGGAGGCGG GTGGGAAGGAACTGACCCCACTGCCTCCTCAGGAGGAGAAGTCCAGCTCCCCATCCCCACTGCCCACCTTGGGCCCACTCTGGGGAGCTAACGGGGAAGGCGATGACCCGGTGGAGAAAGACCTGCCTGCAGCTGAAG GAGATGACATGAGGGGAATGCAGCTAAGTCCTGGGGCGGGCTCACCCCCCGGCCCACCAGACCTGGAAGATGATGAAGGCTTGAAGCACCTGCAGCAg GAGGCGGAGAAGCTCGTGGCCTCCCTGCAGGacagctccctggaggaggagcagtTCACGGCCGCCATCCAGGCCCAGGGCCTGCGCCACTCTGCAGCCGCCACTGCCCTCCCCCTCAGCCACGGTGCAGCCCGGAAGTGGTTCTACAAGGACCCGCAGGGCGAGATCCAAG GCCCCTTCACGACCCAGGAGATGGCGGAGTGGTTCCAGGCGGGCTACTTCTCCATGGCTCTGCTGGTGAAGCGGGGCTGTGATGAGGGCTTCCAGCCTCTGGGTGAGGTGATCAAGATGTGGGGTCGCGTACCCTTCGCCCCCGGGCCCTCACCTCCCCCGCTGCTG GGGAACATGGACCAGGAGCGGCTGAAGAAGCAACAGGAGCTGGCAGCAGCCGCCTTGTACCAGCAGCTGCAGCACCAGCAGTTTCTTCAGCTGGCCGGCAG CAGCCGCCAGCTCCCGCAGTGCATGCTCCGGGAAAAGGCAGCTCTGGGAGACCTGCCGccaccacagcagcagcagctcaccgCGTTCCTGCAGCAGCTCCAAGCTCTCAAACCCCCCAG GGGCGGGGACCAGAACTTGCTCCCGACGATGAACCGGTCCTTGTCGGTGCCAGACTCGGGTCCCCTCTGGGACATACATACCTCAGCCTCACCACAGTCAG GTGGTGAGGCCAGTCTTTGGGACATACCAATTAACTCTTCGACTCAGGGTCCAATTCTAGAACAACTCCAGCTGCAACACAAA TTCCAGGAGCGCAGAGAAGTGGAGCTCAGGGCGAagcgggaggaggaggagcgcAAGCGCCGGGAGGAGAAGCgccgccagcagcagcagcagcaggaagagcaGAAGCGgcggcaggaggaagaggagctgTTCCGGCGCAAGCAG GTGCGGCAGCAGGAgctgctgctgaagctgctgcagcagcagcaggcagtagCCACTGTCCCCGTGCCTCCTGCGCCCAGCTCCCCGCCCCCGCTGTGGGCCGGCCTGGCCAAGCAGGGCCTGTCCATGAAGACGCTGCTGGAGCTGCAGCTGGAGGGCGAGCGGCACCTGCACAAGCAGCCCCCGCCTCGGGAGCCATCGCGGGCTCAGGCCCCCAACCACCGCGTG CAGGGCGGGGGCCTGGGCTCCGCCCCCCTGAGCCAGTGGGTATCTGAGGCCGGGCCACTGTGGGCCGGGCCCGACAAGAGCGGGGGCAGCAGCGGCCTGGGACTCTGGGAAGACACCCTCAAGAGCAGCGGGAGCCTGGCCCGGAGCCTGGGCCTGAAGAACAGCCGCAGCAGCCCCTCTCTCAG TGACTCGTACAGCCACTTGTCTGGTCGGCCTGTGCGCAAAaagacagaggaggaagagaagctgCTGAAGCTGCTGCAGGGCATCCCCCGGCCCCAGGATGGCTTCACCCAGTGGTGTGAGCAGATGCTGCACACGCTGAGCACCACGGGCAGCCTGGACG TGCCCATGGCTGTAGCGATCCTCAAGGAGGTGGAATCCCCCTATGACGTCCACGACTATATCCGTTCCTGCCTGGGGGACACGCTGGAAGCCAAAGAATTTGCCAAACAATTCCTGGAGCGGAGGGCCAAGCAGAAGGCCAgccagcagcggcagcagcagcag GAGGCTTGGCTGAGCAGCGGCTCCCTGCAGACAGCCTTTCAGACCAACCACAGCACCAAGCTCGGCCCCGGAGAGGGCAGCAAGGCCAAGAGGCGGGCGCTGATGCTGCACTCGGACCCCAGCATCTTGGGTGAGTGTGGAGCGGGGAGGTGGCTCCTTCCTCAGAACCGGGCAGGAGCCTGGGTGGGCAAGTTCAAACCCAGCTTCCCCTGGCTTCAGGGTACTCCCTGCACGGACCTTCTGGTGAGATCGAGAGCGTGGATGACTACTGACCAGCCCGTCCCACCAGCGCCCTGGGCTgtaggccaggggcagcagcagcgGCTTGGACCCCTGGGTCCCCAGCCTGCAGGCTCCCCACAGGGAGCATAG
- the GIGYF1 gene encoding GRB10-interacting GYF protein 1 isoform X1 gives MAAETLNFGPEWLRALSSGGSVASPPPSPAMPKYKLADYRYGREEMLALYVKESKVPDELQDKEFAALLQEEPLQPLALEPLTEEEQRNFSLSVNSVAVLRLMGKGAGPPLGGASRGRGSTRSRGRGRGDSCFYQRSIEEGDGAFGRNPREIQRSQSWDDRGERRFEKSARRDGARSGFDEGGAGPRKEHARSDSENWRSLREEQEEEEEGSWRLGAGPRRDGDRWRSASPDGGPRSAGWREHGDRRRKFEFDLRGDRGGCGEEEGRGGGASSHLRRCRGPDGFDDDKDGLPEWCLDDEDEEMGTFDASGAFLPLKKGPKEPIPEEQELDFQGLEEEEEEPSEGLDEEGPEAGGKELTPLPPQEEKSSSPSPLPTLGPLWGANGEGDDPVEKDLPAAEGDDMRGMQLSPGAGSPPGPPDLEDDEGLKHLQQEAEKLVASLQDSSLEEEQFTAAIQAQGLRHSAAATALPLSHGAARKWFYKDPQGEIQGPFTTQEMAEWFQAGYFSMALLVKRGCDEGFQPLGEVIKMWGRVPFAPGPSPPPLLVSVPALAWNREGRQEPGRGKRWVQSQTGAKPRGRCGLTQGNMDQERLKKQQELAAAALYQQLQHQQFLQLAGSSRQLPQCMLREKAALGDLPPPQQQQLTAFLQQLQALKPPRGGDQNLLPTMNRSLSVPDSGPLWDIHTSASPQSGGEASLWDIPINSSTQGPILEQLQLQHKFQERREVELRAKREEEERKRREEKRRQQQQQQEEQKRRQEEEELFRRKQVRQQELLLKLLQQQQAVATVPVPPAPSSPPPLWAGLAKQGLSMKTLLELQLEGERHLHKQPPPREPSRAQAPNHRVQGGGLGSAPLSQWVSEAGPLWAGPDKSGGSSGLGLWEDTLKSSGSLARSLGLKNSRSSPSLSDSYSHLSGRPVRKKTEEEEKLLKLLQGIPRPQDGFTQWCEQMLHTLSTTGSLDVPMAVAILKEVESPYDVHDYIRSCLGDTLEAKEFAKQFLERRAKQKASQQRQQQQEAWLSSGSLQTAFQTNHSTKLGPGEGSKAKRRALMLHSDPSILGECGAGRWLLPQNRAGAWVGKFKPSFPWLQGTPCTDLLVRSRAWMTTDQPVPPAPWAVGQGQQQRLGPLGPQPAGSPQGA, from the exons ATGGCAGCGGAGACCCTCAACTTTGGGCCTGAGTG GCTGAGGGCTCTTTCCAGTGGTGGCAGTGTGGCCTCCCCACCCCCGTCCCCTGCCATGCCCAAGTACAAGCTGGCCGACTATCGCTACGGGCGTGAGGAGATGCTGGCCCTCTATGTCAAGGAGAGCAAG GTCCCCGACGAGCTGCAGGACAAGGAGTTTGCTGCCTTGCTGCAGGAGGAGCCGCTGCAGCCCCTTGCGCTGGAGCCGCTGACGGAGGAGGAGCAG AGAAACTTCTCCCTGTCAGTGAACAGCGTGGCCGTGCTGAGGCTGATGGGGAAAGGGGCTGGGCCCCCTCTAGGTGGCGCCTCCCGTGGCAGGGGCAGCACACGGAGCCGAG GCCGTGGCCGCGGTGACAGTTGCTTTTACCAAAGAAGCATTGAAGAAGGTGATGGGGCCTTTGGCCGAAACCCCCGGGAGATCCAGCGTAGCCAGAGTTGGGATGACAG aggcGAGAGGCGGTTTGAGAAATCGGCCAGGAGGGATGGAG CACGCTCCGGGTTTGATGAGGGAGGGGCTGGCCCGAGGAAGGAGCATGCCCGCTCAGATAGCGAAAACTGGCGTTCTCTCCGAGAGgagcaagaggaagaagaggaaggcagCTGGAGACTCGGGGCAGGACCCCGGCGAGACGGTGACCGATGGCGCTCCGCCAGCCCTG ATGGTGGCCCCCGCTCTGCTGGCTGGCGGGAACATGGGGACCGGCGTCGCAAGTTTGAATTTGATTTGCGAGGGGATCGAGGAGGGTGTGGTGAAgaggaggggcggggtgggggggccagTTCTCACCTCCGGAGGTGCCGGGGGCCTGACGGCTTCGATGATGACAAGGATGGGCTCCCGGAGTGGTGCCTGGACGATGAGGATGAAGAAATGGGCACCTTCGATGCCTCCGGGGCCTTCCTCCCTCTCAAG AAGGGCCCGAAGGAGCCTATTCCTGAGGAGCAGGAGCTCGACTTCCAGggcctggaggaagaggaggaagaacctTCCGAAGGGCTGGACGAGGAGGGGCCGGAGGCGG GTGGGAAGGAACTGACCCCACTGCCTCCTCAGGAGGAGAAGTCCAGCTCCCCATCCCCACTGCCCACCTTGGGCCCACTCTGGGGAGCTAACGGGGAAGGCGATGACCCGGTGGAGAAAGACCTGCCTGCAGCTGAAG GAGATGACATGAGGGGAATGCAGCTAAGTCCTGGGGCGGGCTCACCCCCCGGCCCACCAGACCTGGAAGATGATGAAGGCTTGAAGCACCTGCAGCAg GAGGCGGAGAAGCTCGTGGCCTCCCTGCAGGacagctccctggaggaggagcagtTCACGGCCGCCATCCAGGCCCAGGGCCTGCGCCACTCTGCAGCCGCCACTGCCCTCCCCCTCAGCCACGGTGCAGCCCGGAAGTGGTTCTACAAGGACCCGCAGGGCGAGATCCAAG GCCCCTTCACGACCCAGGAGATGGCGGAGTGGTTCCAGGCGGGCTACTTCTCCATGGCTCTGCTGGTGAAGCGGGGCTGTGATGAGGGCTTCCAGCCTCTGGGTGAGGTGATCAAGATGTGGGGTCGCGTACCCTTCGCCCCCGGGCCCTCACCTCCCCCGCTGCTGGTGAGTGTACCCGCTTTGGCGTGGaacagggaagggaggcaggagcCCGGCAGAGGGAAGCGGTGGGTGCAGAGCCAGACGGGGGCAAAGCCACGGGGACGCTGTGGCCTCACTCAGGGGAACATGGACCAGGAGCGGCTGAAGAAGCAACAGGAGCTGGCAGCAGCCGCCTTGTACCAGCAGCTGCAGCACCAGCAGTTTCTTCAGCTGGCCGGCAG CAGCCGCCAGCTCCCGCAGTGCATGCTCCGGGAAAAGGCAGCTCTGGGAGACCTGCCGccaccacagcagcagcagctcaccgCGTTCCTGCAGCAGCTCCAAGCTCTCAAACCCCCCAG GGGCGGGGACCAGAACTTGCTCCCGACGATGAACCGGTCCTTGTCGGTGCCAGACTCGGGTCCCCTCTGGGACATACATACCTCAGCCTCACCACAGTCAG GTGGTGAGGCCAGTCTTTGGGACATACCAATTAACTCTTCGACTCAGGGTCCAATTCTAGAACAACTCCAGCTGCAACACAAA TTCCAGGAGCGCAGAGAAGTGGAGCTCAGGGCGAagcgggaggaggaggagcgcAAGCGCCGGGAGGAGAAGCgccgccagcagcagcagcagcaggaagagcaGAAGCGgcggcaggaggaagaggagctgTTCCGGCGCAAGCAG GTGCGGCAGCAGGAgctgctgctgaagctgctgcagcagcagcaggcagtagCCACTGTCCCCGTGCCTCCTGCGCCCAGCTCCCCGCCCCCGCTGTGGGCCGGCCTGGCCAAGCAGGGCCTGTCCATGAAGACGCTGCTGGAGCTGCAGCTGGAGGGCGAGCGGCACCTGCACAAGCAGCCCCCGCCTCGGGAGCCATCGCGGGCTCAGGCCCCCAACCACCGCGTG CAGGGCGGGGGCCTGGGCTCCGCCCCCCTGAGCCAGTGGGTATCTGAGGCCGGGCCACTGTGGGCCGGGCCCGACAAGAGCGGGGGCAGCAGCGGCCTGGGACTCTGGGAAGACACCCTCAAGAGCAGCGGGAGCCTGGCCCGGAGCCTGGGCCTGAAGAACAGCCGCAGCAGCCCCTCTCTCAG TGACTCGTACAGCCACTTGTCTGGTCGGCCTGTGCGCAAAaagacagaggaggaagagaagctgCTGAAGCTGCTGCAGGGCATCCCCCGGCCCCAGGATGGCTTCACCCAGTGGTGTGAGCAGATGCTGCACACGCTGAGCACCACGGGCAGCCTGGACG TGCCCATGGCTGTAGCGATCCTCAAGGAGGTGGAATCCCCCTATGACGTCCACGACTATATCCGTTCCTGCCTGGGGGACACGCTGGAAGCCAAAGAATTTGCCAAACAATTCCTGGAGCGGAGGGCCAAGCAGAAGGCCAgccagcagcggcagcagcagcag GAGGCTTGGCTGAGCAGCGGCTCCCTGCAGACAGCCTTTCAGACCAACCACAGCACCAAGCTCGGCCCCGGAGAGGGCAGCAAGGCCAAGAGGCGGGCGCTGATGCTGCACTCGGACCCCAGCATCTTGGGTGAGTGTGGAGCGGGGAGGTGGCTCCTTCCTCAGAACCGGGCAGGAGCCTGGGTGGGCAAGTTCAAACCCAGCTTCCCCTGGCTTCAGGGTACTCCCTGCACGGACCTTCTGGTGAGATCGAGAGCGTGGATGACTACTGACCAGCCCGTCCCACCAGCGCCCTGGGCTgtaggccaggggcagcagcagcgGCTTGGACCCCTGGGTCCCCAGCCTGCAGGCTCCCCACAGGGAGCATAG